A DNA window from Hordeum vulgare subsp. vulgare chromosome 1H, MorexV3_pseudomolecules_assembly, whole genome shotgun sequence contains the following coding sequences:
- the LOC123409527 gene encoding uncharacterized protein LOC123409527 has product MLVGEALVGGRRRRGPCSRGRALERWERVVARRKAVRVQERSRWRGACVRRRCYGGCRPLQRAAELGAPRSGPCGPALARVNHSALTHPSPSSHPSQPSPVVAAGLCTRAVTLTVAAMLCHGESRRRRLRAGAVQVIVVACWTRSRWWPACWRCAGWCPNLRLPTFLGFPLHVLPSSPTFFVMSGVHLHLRSLLMGRGEIPAQRRPTLSTATPEGVITSLEALA; this is encoded by the coding sequence ATGCTGGTGGGCGAAGCCCTCGTCggtggacggcggcggcggggcccttGTTCGCGTGGTCGCGCGCTGGAGCGGTGGGAGCGTGTGGTGGCGCGCCGGAAAGCTGTCCGCGTGCAGGAGAGGTCGAGATGGCGCGGTGCGTGTGTGCGGAGGCGCTGCTACGGCGGCTGCCGCCCGCTGCAGCGAGCGGCAGAGCTGGGGGCGCCCAGATCTGGGCCGTGCGGGCCCGCCTTGGCCCGAGTCAACCACTCTGCCCTCACccacccttctccctcctcccacccctcCCAGCCGTCGCCGGTGGTTGCCGCTGGGTTGTGCACGCGCGCGGTGACCCTGACGGTTGCTGCGATGTTGTGCCACGGCGAATCCCGGCGGCGGAGGCTGCGGGCCGGCGCGGTGCAAGTGATCGTTGTCGCCTGCTGGACGCGCTCCCGGTGGTGGCCGGCCTGCTGGCGCTGCGCTGGCTGGTGCCCAAACCTGCGACTACCAACGTTCCTAGGCTTCCCGCTCCATGTGCTTCCGTCTTCTCCAACGTTCTTCGTCATGTCCGGTGTGCATCTGCATCTGAGGTCCTTGCTCATGGGTCGGGGCGAAATCCCCGCGCAGCGTCGGCCTACGCTGTCAACGGCGACCCCCGAGGGTGTCATCACCTCCTTGGAGGCGTTGGCATGA